CCCGGCGCGGCAGGCATATCAGGATTTCACCAGGTGCGTACTATGCTGCGATTTGAAGTAGAGAAAGGCAAAGTGCAAAACCTTGAAGTGATAGAGCTGGGGAAAAGGGGTTAAAATAAAAAAATCCCGGAACTGGCAGGTTCCGGATTCTTTACGCACTAATAAAACTAAGTTAATAGAGTTATCTAAGCCTGTCAACAGATTTTACGAGATCTTCGTCCTTTTTACAGCCCTGTTAGGCAAGGCTGAGGAAAACGATAGAAATGATAGGAAGAAACATCCCAATACCCTTCTCTAGAAACCACCTTTTCAGGATCGGTCTCTCCGGATAAATTTAGTGACTGGTATATAAATAAGCCTAGTAAAATCAAGTTAAGCAATATGTTCAGCCGGTTCATTACAAACTGCTTTTGCCTCTTTTTATAAGTAAAGATGCTGATGATGCACAACGTGGTGCTCGAAGCTGAACAAAACTACAAACGCAAGGTTGAGCATAAAGTAGTACTCCATGCCGCTTTTGGTTACCCATAATGGAAATACAAAGGCAATACACCCGAGGCAATAAGTGCCGCAAACATGTTAACGCTCTGTATTCTTTGTATCATACCTGCTGTTTTGCTGTACAAAAATATGTTTTTCTTTTATAATTGCTATTGGATAGTAAAATTAATTCGTAATATTGCCATACAAAATCATAAGTGCTTCATTCTGCGAAGCATTGCCTTTCAAAAAATTACTTCCCCACACATTTTGAAATTACCCTTTAATTTAACCATTTAATTATACATGTTCGAAATTTCTGAATTAATAAGGATGAAGCTGCCTGAACTTCAGGAAATTGCCAAGAAAGCCAATATCAGTAAGTACAGGGGTTTAAAAAAGAAGAACTGGTTTACCAGATACTTGACCACCAGGCTGCAAACCCTGATAAGGTTGTACCGCTAAAAGAAAAAGCAGGGGAAAAGTTGTTGCCGATAAGCCCTAAGCGTGCAAGGATAAGTAAAGATGCTCCTGCGACTGAAGTGATTGCTCCTGAAGCGCCTGCAGAAATTAAAAATACAGAGCGTACGCCAAAAGGAAAGGATTATCATCAAAAAACCGGCTGAGGCTGAAAATGTTGTTCCTGTAGCTGAACAAGCGCAAAACGAAGAGCCGCACGAAAACAAAGTACTGCCTGAGAGCAAAAAAAATCGTGACAACAGGCAAGAGCAAAAAGCTGATAATAACGATAACAGGCCAGAGAGAAACGTGTACTGACGGAAGAGGAAAGGCAGGCTATGATTGAGCGTGCTAATGCCAACAACCCCTAACCACCCGGCGGAAGTACCATAATCATCGTGATATATTTAAATAATGAAGGGCGAGCCAAACCCAGGCAAAAGACAGCCAGTCTGGTAGGGAAAATCAGCCGGCAACGTGAAAACCCAGGCCGCCGCAGCGCAACGCTGAAAATCAACCTGAACTACAATTTAGTGCGAGCCAGACTATGAGTTTGACGGTATAATAGGAAGCGAAGGCGTACAGGAAATGATGCCAGACGAGTTTCATGGCTTCCCTGCGCTCAAGTGATTACAACTTAACTTGCTTTCTCCTGATGATAGTTGTCTGTCAACTTCACTGATACGCCTTTGCGGACTTACCAAACCGGTGATACTGTAAAAGGTGTGGTAGCCCTCCAAAAGAAGGAGAGAAATATTTTCCGCTTGTCAGAGGGTGCTTAATAATAAATAGCCATGACCCGCAGGTAGTTGCGCGAGCTAGGCTGCAGGTTTGAACACCTTACGCCGCTCCCTGAAGAGAAATTAACCTTGCAGGCAGGCAGAGCTCTGTATCCACACGTATCATTGACTTGTTTTCGCCTATAGGTAAGGGCCAGCGCGGTATGATTGTGGCCCAGCCTAAAACTGGTAAAGGACAAATGCCACCTCTTAAAGAAAGATATAGCCAATTCCAATAGCTGCCGACCATCCTGCAGTGTATCTTTATCGTTTGACTAATTGATGAACGGCCGGAAGAGGTTACCGATATGCAGCGCAGCGTTAGGGGAGAGGTTATTGCGCACCAACTTTTGATGAGCCTGCCGACCGACGTGTATGCTTGCCAACATCGTTCTTGAAAAAGCCACGCGCCCTGTAGAATGCGGGCATGATGTCGTGATACCTGTGACCTCGATAACCGTCGCCGCGCACATGCATACAACACAGTTCAGCCGGCATCGGGTAAGGTATTGAGCGGTGGTGTTGTTTCCAATGCGCTACAAAAACCTAAGCGTTTCTTTGGTGCGGCCTCGTAATATCGAGGAACGGTGGCTCGCTTAGTATCATTGCTACTTCGCCTTCCGTTACCGGCTCTAAGATGGATGAGGTTATCTTTGGTGAATTTAAAGGTACCGGCAACATGGAGCTTCAGCTTGACAGGAAGATTGCCAACAGCGTATTTTCCTCGCTATTGACCCGGCATCATCAAGCACCAGGAGGGATGACCTTCTTCCTTGATGAAAAGACAATACAGCGTATGTGGATCATGAGGGAAATACCTTGCTGATATGAACCCAGTTGAAGCCATGGACTTCATTAACGACCGCTTTAAAAGAGACGAGGAATAATTAGGAGTTCCCTATATCGATGAATGATTCAGAGAAGCCGCCCAGCTACTGAGGTTTTAAGCTCGCTTAGCAATAAAAAATCCTCTGCACCAGCATGGATTTTTAGCGACTTTAGCTTTCGAGTGTTATATTTTATCAATTTATGGTGTTAAAAGTAATTTATGGAGCTGGTAGAAGTTTCTAAAAAGCCAGACGATAGCAGGATACAGCTAACGCCGAAAGAAAAGATTATACTCTTTGCTGAGATTTGTTCGTTTTTAACGCTATTGATTTTTTTGGCGTTTTTACACCCCTTTTAGAGTGTGGTTTGAAAGAACTGAAGAAGCCGAAGATTCAAACGTAAACACAGATTATACCGAAGCAATGAGTGGCTATAGGAGTTGCGATCTTGAGTGATGCCTGTTGAGTGAAGGTATCATTTCCAAGATATTTTCTTAGATACGACAGAATTAATCCGAAATTGATTAGCTTAAAGAGCTGAGATGCTGTCTTTCCATGGCTTGTTTATTTCTCAGCTATTACGTTTTGTTTCGTCCCCTTATTTGTTTTTCTTTCGTCAAATTCATGGTTGCTATTGCCGGCATTGAAGTGTCCCTCGGGTTATTACCGGTTTGTGCATCGCTTTTAGAAGTCCGACTTCCAATTTTACTACAGGAATATTATTTATATATTGCCTGGAATTTCTCATTTTTTTACATGGTAATTCCTTTTTTGGTTGAGTTAATACCTGGCGAGAATTAAGATTGATACGTAGTTGCTGGCACAATAAAGGAGACTTAGGTGCTCAGATAATTTTTTACTCCTTCACGAATGTCAAATATGGCTTTTTCAAATCCTGTGGCCCAGGTTCCATTCATTGGCTGGGAGTAGTTTGATTCATCACATACACCTGAAGTCCTCTGTGTTAGGACGGAGTAAGCCCTGATTAGGCGCCTCGCGTCTCACCTTGTTGAAACCGGGCTGCAAAATGTTACCTGTATTGACTGAAGCTGATTTCGCTTTGGCGTAATATTTTATAACCGCGCGTTACATCCTTTACCCGATGCTTTTGATCATGTCGCCATCTTCAGCACCCGAAAATCTACGTCTTGAAAGTGCTATCATCTATAGCGATTTTGTCCCCCCCGCCCCAACTCCTGCGGTTGCCGCCATCATGGGCGTTCAGAGACTTTCCTCCGCACTTTGGTTTTATAGTAACACGATTACTCTAAGTATTAGCGGCTTACTTTGGAAGTTGTACTCAAATTATTTATCCTGCTGCATCATACTAGACTCATCTTTATTGCTTTCAATCCTAAAGGCAAGCAGGACTCCTTTCTTTAGGCGGAGTTCATATCGAGAATACTCTCGGCGCTTCAGGCTTGGGGAGGATGCTGTTTTCCCAGGTTTCTTTTGCTTTGAAATTTGTAGCAGGTGCCTTTGCCAGGGTGTCAGGCTACGCTGATTACCGACGCGGGCCATCGAAAGAACAAGAAATAAGTAAAAAATTCCTCATAAATATGTAACGGGCTTCTGGCACTGATATTTTCGCAAGTTCTCAGCAAAAATAAACGCCACCTATTTGTTTCCTGCCTGTGCGGCTGTCTTCGGCGGTTCCCAGTCAAATCAGGCTGTTTTTTTGGTCCCGCTCATCATCACGAGGTTGTTTACCGCGCCTTTATCATCATAGTGCGCATTGTTGTCAACTTTATCGTCAGCTGGCATCTTTGCCAGGGTTGTTGTTTTGTTGTGCTTCTTGGCTTTGGCCACAGAAGTTCCATCCACATTCTTTTTTACTATTGGATGCAATCTTTTTTGTTGGCAGGTCGTTAGGATCATTGCCCGGAAATGGTTCTTCAATTTCTTCGGCAATTAATTCAGGCTTATCAGCCCATAAAATATAAAGCCCACAACCTTTTCTACATAATACCCTAATTGGAGAACATACCCAAAGGCTAAAGCGCACCGTCACGCCAAAGAAAATAAATTTCTTAATTGAATGCTTACTGTGAAAGTAGGGTATGGGCGTGTTCTTAATTCGTTCACAAGCACCTCAGATGTCGGTAAATGATTTGTACATTCCGCATTAAGTAACGATCCAACCTAGTCACTCTGTTATTTTACCTGCTAAGTAAAACTCATTGAGTTTTCCGGTAATACTCTTAGCGAGCTGATTCGACTTGAGGCTATCATGGTCTTTTCCCGAGAGTTATGGCATCATCGAAAAGTTTCAGTGGTTTTATATCTTCGTTTTTCCAAATGCTTATCTAAGTATTTCAGCATAAGCGGGAATACAACTGCGCATAATCTCTTTATCACTCTTTCAATCAGCATTACTGCCAGCTTTCAATGCAAAATTAAATGTTTTTTACCAATGCTTCCACGTTGTTGCGGCATTACCACCAGCGGTCCTAAGCTCGTATTTGTACGGAAAACAAGCAGCAATGATATTACGAGCCCTGGCATTGTATGCATATGGTTGTAATCTTTTTTTGGCTGGTTCCAGATGGCTTCCAGTCGCTCAAGCTCAAGATAAGCTATACCTACTCAGTACTAATCCAAAGCCGGACATTACTGGTATAAGTTTTTGCAAATGTACTCTTGCCATTCAAACACCAGGAGAAAGTAATGAAGAAAGAAAGCCTTACTCTTTCCGGATTCCATATAAATCATTATGTGTCCATAAGAGAATTAGCCTCAAAAATGTGTTTCAGCTGGTGTCTTATTGAAAACCCAAATTCTGGGACCACATTCCGCCAAGCCTCTTGGTTTTCTGTTGAAAGTAAACAAGGTAATTGTAGAGCATGTAATTCCGCTTTATAACCATAAATTTCTCATTTGAGAAATATTCTATACGCATATCGCTTAAAAACGGTTATTCTGGTTGAAGCGGTTATTCCACTCTGTCACCCATCAGTATGTTCTTATTTTCAAGATAATGCTGTTCCTTGAAATCTACCTCTTTGGGTTTGCCGACCAAACCAAACCAAATTCAAGCCCAGATCCTATCAAACAAAGTCACATTTTCCCATTCCAGCTCATCGCTTGGCTGTAAGTGATCATCACGTTTTGGCAGCCCGCTACCATTTGCCCTGTGACAGTTTACTGTTTGAAGAATTCAAGGTTGCCCAGCTTCTTTCAAATCATTGGCAAAGGCGCAAATCATTCAAGATATGATTACTGGATAAGTTTACCTTAAAGTACAAAGCGAGAAGCGCGCCAGTGGGCGCGTTTTTAAATCAAATTTGGCGCGTCAGTGTCTGTTACTCTTTTTCAATTACAAAAGCGCTTTAACTCAGCCGTTTTTGCAGTTCGTGAATCATGAACCCCCCATCACGAATAATCATTGATGCTATCCGGCCGGATTCAAGTTTTCTAATATTGTCTGCTAGTAGCCCGTGGTGCAGCAAGTTACAGCAGCAATTAAGTTGGATTAACGTGAATTTCGTTTGTCCATTGTCAAACTTCTGCCATATGTTGCCTTACCGCTTCTTTACCCTGCAATGCATTGCGTTCTCAAAAGAAGTTAAGTTTTGTATCTTCGATTGCCATTTCCTGCCAGGAAACCTTCATAAATCCACCACGAACAATAAACTAGTTTGCCCGTTTGCCCGGTATTTACCGGCTTAGTGCGCGCCGTCATATTGTATTTTTATTTCTAATAGCAGGCAAAAAGCACTCAATAGGCCGCTTCATAATATTTCGGCAAGGCATGATTCAGTATTATTAGTTTTTAACAGGCTTGTTATCTCATAAACAGGTTCTGTATTTCTATCCTGTCCTGCGCTTCAAGCGTAGACGCTTTTTCAATATTAATCTGGGTGTAAGAGGAACATTTTTGATTGCATCAACACCACCACTGCCGGTTTCCGATTATATAATACAAAACATCAAGAGCCCGCACCGTCTCAGCTTTACATGGCTCGAAGTGCATCGTCAGGACAGCTTCGCGTATCGATCAATGCCACCGCGTGATCCGTTGATTCATCCTTACAAATCAACAGGCCTTATAGGTTCTATGTACCACTAATTTCAGCTTGACAAATCACCTCAGTATACAGTACCCACATTTGCGGTGTTCATAAGATCAGCTTGCCATACTGACCATATCTTCCAGGCCCAGATATTGATTGTCTCTTGCTTATCCAGCCGAACTGGCCATTGGCGAAATCCGGCCGTATAATCGGCGTTGCCTCCCTGACTTATTCATCTTTATAACCCGCACATGCTAAAGACCTAAAGCAATTCGCGCTACCGAGCGACCTATTTTTGCAGAGAGCAATAATGACCAAGAGTTTTTGCCACGAAGGCTCAATGCCATTAGCATAAGCAGCTTATTTGGCCTTTAAAATTAGTAATATCAGCGGCCTCCGAACGGCATATTCCTCTGTCCCATCATGTAAAGCGCGTATACGGTGAATCGTGGCCCTTGACACAAGCTCCGCAACAGAGATCTGCGATGATGACCCGAGGAGTGTTTTTAATAAAGTGGATATATACTTTTCAGCGAGGGCGCTAGTCAACATAATATTATCCATGCCTACGCCACTTTGACCCAATAGGTGCAGATCCGGACATGCATCTATAATATATTTTTTGGGTACTTTTGTAGCACTGCGCACCAGTGGCTCGCGCTCGATGTTCATTGGCGTTAGTTGTGATTAGCTCCACCCTGTTTCTACCCTTCTTTTTTGGTGTTCCATGATTCAAAAATAAGCTGTTTCAAGTACAGCTATACCTTTTTTGAAATAAAGTCATTGCTTCAACTATTTTCAGTTTCTCAGGTTTGGATTCAGATTTATGGTCTGATTACCCTTCTTTTTGATGTATGGCTGTTGTCTCTTAAGTGTGATTGGCTAGGCTGAGCTTTTCCAATGGTTTATATTCGCGTTTGCTTTCAGGTTCTATCTTACAAGCACCTGCGCGCTTTCAATAACACGCGCTGTAGATTAGCAGATGGGCGCCCATAAATCGCCCAACCCTTCTGCGTGACCTGGGTTGAGGATGCCCATATGTGCTGACTACAATTTATCAAACGTTTCGGTGTGTTGCCTCAAGC
This genomic window from Flavobacterium sp. J372 contains:
- a CDS encoding Rho termination factor N-terminal domain-containing protein; this encodes MFEISELIRMKLPELQEIAKKANISKYRGLKKKNWFTRYLTTRLQTLIRLYR